One genomic region from Amaranthus tricolor cultivar Red isolate AtriRed21 chromosome 12, ASM2621246v1, whole genome shotgun sequence encodes:
- the LOC130796808 gene encoding zinc finger CCCH domain-containing protein 46-like, with the protein MESYEATRSVFSRVQSIDPENASKIMGYILLNHGEKDMIRFAYGPETIIISIVNRAKNDLGLSSNTSSSSMVSPTSNPIAISRPNPLSLPLSSPRLANNGFNPSSPSSPSLWSHLSPNNGSNPSYAAVVNGSCSAHNGSFSSSIGSPQIGFSGNNSSNNGNRENFMDDFHHLQDQNLNFLNDPLSMSSKSMDFYEQSMDLAMSPGCRSDSMLYPYWENSNNGENHPHFHRRSASFNDMYYGTDDSTSGFGFKPCLYYAKGNCKNGSTCKFVHGENSSDAIVGSPCKYEVFEQYQEEIFRSKIAHQQRIAAQLMSGGMNSPYNKLNFLPTDAQRSAAAAMMMGEEFHKLNRVRMARNEFSGLDSNPGSRQIYLTFPADSTFKEEDVSNYFNLFGPVQDVRIPYQQKRMFGFVTFVYPETVKIILAKGNPHFVCDSRVLVKPYKEKSKLPDKKQHHQQLERGEFSSCSSPSGHDGRDPYEFQLGGRMLYSTQEMLMRKKLEEADLQQAIELQGRRLMNLQFLDLKNHQHQHNASVGSPIPSPNLPQMSSGQTAPPVSNGFNQDAFEDNNGSPSHEQVAEGVNVAVSDCNGNEEKPKTEENELSESGLEHILPDNLFASPKKSASEQRSSSLFFSDLDNGGSNAIPTSSSTANDSSMPVSSPLSLAPHKSCFFELPRLSTSQGALGI; encoded by the exons ATGGAGTCATATGAAGCAACAAGATCAGTATTTTCTAGAGTGCAAAGTATAGATCCAGAAAATGCTTCAAAAATCATGGGTTATATACTTCTTAACCATGGAGAGAAAGACATGATAAGGTTTGCTTATGGACCTGAAACTATCATTATTTCTATAGTTAATAGAGCAAAAAATGACTTAGGACTTTCATCAAAcacttcatcttcatcaatgGTTAGCCCTACTTCAAACCCTATTGCAATTTCTAGACCTAACCCACTTTCCCTTCCTCTTTCTTCTCCAAGATTAGCCAACAATGGTTTTAAcccatcttctccttcttctccttctctttggTCTCATTTAAGCCCTAATAATGGTAGTAATCCTTCTTATGCTGCTGTAGTTAATGGAAGTTGTAGTGCCCACAATGGGTCTTTTTCATCTTCAATTGGGTCTCCACAAATTGGGTTTTCTGggaataatagtagtaataacgGTAACAGAGAGAATTTTATGGATGATTTTCACCATTTACAAGACCAAAATCTTAACTTTTTAAACGACCCATTGAGTATGAGTTCAAAAAGTATGGATTTTTATGAGCAATCTATGGATTTAGCTATGAGTCCTGGTTGTAGGAGTGATTCTATGTTATACCCATATTGGGAAAACTCGAATAATGGTGAAAATCACCCTCATTTTCATCGTAGAAGTGCTTCTTTTAATGATATGTATTACGGAACTGATGATTCTACTTCTGGGTTTGGGTTCAAACCTTGTCTTTATTATGCTAAAGGAAATTGTAAAAATGGTAGTACTTGTAAGTTCGTTCATGGTGAAAATTCTAGTGATGCCATTGTTGGTTCTCCTTGCAAGTATGAAGTATTTGAACAGTATCAAGAAGAGATTTTTAGGTCTAAAATTGCTCATCAACAAAGAATTGCTGCTCAGTTAATGTCTGGTGGTATGAATTCACCCTACAACAAATTGAATTTCCTTCCAACTGATGCTCAAAG ATCTGCAGCAGCTGCAATGATGATGGGTGAAGAGTTTCATAAGTTGAATAGAGTTAGAATGGCAAGAAATGAGTTTTCTGGGTTGGATTCAAATCCTGGTTCAAGGCAGATATACTTAACATTCCCTGCTGACAGCACTTTCAAAGAAGAAGACGTTTCCAATTATTTCAA cttATTTGGACCAGTTCAAGATGTAAGGATCCCGTATCAACAAAAGAGAATGTTTGGATTTGTTACATTTGTATATCCAGAGACTGTTAAGATAATCTTAGCTAAAGGAAACCCTCATTTTGTATGTGATTCTCGAGTGCTTGTTAAACCATACAAGGAGAAGAGTAAACTTCCTGACAA gaaacaacatcatcaacAATTGGAAAGGGGAGAGTTTTCTTCATGTTCTAGTCCTTCTGGTCATGATGGTAGAGACCCTTATGAGTTTCAACTTG GTGGAAGAATGTTGTATAGTACACAAGAAATGTTGATGCGGAAAAAGTTAGAGGAAGCCGATTTACAACAAGCTATTGAACTTCAAGGAAGGAGGCTTATGAATTTGCAATTTTTGGATTTGAAGAATCATCAACACCAACACAATGCTAGTGTTGGATCTCCTATTCCCTCGCCTAATCTTCCTCAAATGTCGTCAGGCCAAACCGCTCCTCCCGTCTCTAACGGTTTCAATCAAGATGCTTTCGAAG ATAATAATGGAAGTCCATCTCATGAACAAGTAGCTGAGGGAGTCAATGTTGCTGTGAGTGATTGCAATGGAAATGAGGAAAAGCCCAAAACTGAAGAAAATGAGCTGTCTGAAAG TGGGTTAGAACATATTCTTCCTGATAACCTCTTTGCTTCCCCGAAAAAATCTGCTTCCGAGCAGCGATCATCGTCACTTTTCTTCTCCGACCTCGATAATGGTGGTTCTAATGCAATCCCGACCTCGTCATCAACAGCTAACGACTCATCGATGCCCGTTTCGTCTCCTCTTAGTTTGGCTCCTCACAAATCGTGTTTCTTTGAACTTCCTAG GCTTTCAACCAGCCAAGGAGCCCTAGGGATTTAG